A single window of Bacteroidales bacterium DNA harbors:
- a CDS encoding transcriptional repressor, translated as MKRKTPDKFETIQNKFLKYLEDNKMRVTQERIKILKIVAKTDEHFDVDTLYSYMRDSKFRVSRATLYNTLDILLDCGIVHKHQFSGDSFEYEFVKEGEEGHHHLINTETKKVIEFQDKRIDRIKRELEMKHGVVIDSCQLIFYAHNK; from the coding sequence ATGAAGCGAAAAACTCCGGATAAGTTTGAAACCATACAAAACAAGTTTCTCAAGTATCTTGAAGATAACAAAATGCGTGTAACGCAAGAACGTATCAAAATTCTCAAAATCGTTGCAAAAACTGACGAGCATTTTGATGTTGATACTTTGTATTCTTATATGCGCGATAGTAAATTCAGGGTGAGCAGGGCCACTTTGTACAATACTTTGGATATTTTATTGGATTGCGGAATTGTTCATAAACATCAATTTTCAGGTGATTCTTTTGAATATGAATTTGTTAAAGAAGGAGAAGAAGGTCACCATCATTTAATTAATACCGAAACAAAAAAAGTTATTGAATTTCAAGATAAACGAATTGATAGAATCAAACGTGAATTGGAAATGAAACACGGAGTTGTTATAGATTCCTGCCAATTAATTTTTTACGCACATAATAAATAA